In the genome of Gemmatimonadota bacterium, the window CGCCCCGCGGGACGCGTTGCGCTTCGAGGAGCTCGAGATCCGGCAGCTCCCGCCACACCACGCCCTGGCGCTCGGACGGTACGTCCTCTTCGACCGCGCCACCCACACCACCACAGCCACCGGCTTCTTCTCGCTGGTCCTGCGCCGCACTACCCGGGGCTGGAAGATCATCCACGATCACTCCTCCGCCGCCAGCTCCTAGCCGCCCCCCCCTTGTACCAAAAACAGAGCGCGCCCGCCCCTCACCCCGGAGGCGGACGCGCTCTCGCGTTGGGCGCTGCTGCTACAGCCCGGCCGCCCGGATCGCGTCCAGCGAGACGTCCGCCGGTACGCTCTCACCCGCCGGAACCGCGCCGGGAACCGGCCGGTCCTGTCGCCGAGTGAGGAGCAGACTTGCCGCTATAGCAGCTACAGCCAACAAACTGACACTCAAGGTGCGAATACGACCTCCCGCGTTACAGGCTCCAGCACCCCACCCGATTTCGGCTGGGCGCGCCCCAGCGGCTGCACATTTCATGCCGCAGACGCGAGCCGGCAAGGTACGGCGCTACCTGCGATTCTGCAATAGGGGAACGTTCGAGGAAGCAGAAGTGTGACACTTTTTGGCGCCCGCCGCGTAAACTACAGGCATGACAGCCGATATGCTGGAGCGAGCGGCCGCGCGGAGCTACCGCTACCTGGTGGGCACCGCCGGAGCCGAGGGGCTGATCGCGCGGCAGGAGGCGGGGCAGCCTGCGCCGGGTGATGCGGAACTGGCTGCCGAGCTGCTCGCGCAGTTGCTGCGGCAACAGGACTCACGCGGCAGCTGGGGCGGTGATCTGGTGGCGACCGCTGGGGCGCTGCTGGCGCTCGCCGAGCTGAGGGAAGCAGGCGCGCAGCCGGTCGCGACGCAGGCCGCCACGCAGGCGGCGCTTAGCTGGCTGCGCGGGCGCCAGGGCAGGCCCGGCCGCTATGGCGATGGCTGCACCCGGCCGGGGCACCGGCTGGGGATGTGCCACCATTTTCTGGCCGGTTTTTTCGCGCCCGCACCCCCGGAGGTCTCGCTGGCGGGGCTTCAGCTTCCGTGCGGCGTGCGCCTCGAGGACGATCTCGACGCTCGGCTCGCGGCATCCGGGATCGCGTTACAGAGTGCGCTCCGCTGGGGCGCCAGCAGCCGCGACATAGCGCTGCACGTCGAGGGACTCCGTCGGCTGGTAGAGCTCTGGACCGCGGGCGAGGGCGGCCTCTGCTCCAGGCCCGCACTGCTGGCGGGGCTCGCGGCCTTGCTCGAAGCTCCGCCCACGCCGGAGAACCAGGCGGCGGTCGAGCACGTGCTGCAGCGAATTGCTTCGACACAACGGGCGGACGGGACCTGGCGGGAAGCCGATCCCTTCCAACTCCTCGAGGTGCTGCTGGAAGCGGGACGGCGGGGATACGCCAGGGCCTCTATCGCCGGCGCCGTACAGCGTGCGGCCGAGCTCCTGGCCTCGTCGCAGCAGCCGGACGGATGCTGGGGGCGCGAAGCAGCCCACCGGCGGGCACTGATCGGCTGGCGCGCCCTCAGGTTCGTGATCAACTTCGCGCCGGCCCAGGCCCGCCCCGGCCCCTGAGCAGACGCGGAGCATGGCGGCGGGCCGGCCTCGGCGCGCTACGAGCCGGGCCGAAAGCGGAGCGTGAAGCCGAGCTCCAGGCCCGTGAGTCCGTGACTCGTGCCGTCCGGCAAGTCCAGTGAGCCCACCAGCAACTTTGCCAGCGGGAACACATCGGCCGAGCCGCCCAGTCGCAGGGGGACGTCGCCTCCCACGCTCAGGACCCAGCCCTCCCCGCCCGGATCTTCCCGACTCTGCAGCTTCAGGTCCAGGGCCGGCCGCACCGTGAGGGAAGGCTTCAGCCGGAGGGATCCGGCAACGCCCGCAACCAGCAGGTTCTGGGTGCCCGTGGGTACCGTGCTGTCCGGCAGGAACGCCCCGCCGGCCCCCTGCACGAAGACGTCCCCGCGCTGGCGGCGGATGTCGGCAAAGTATACCGCCCAGGTTGCCGTCCGGCCGGTGCGGAACGAGTAAGCGGCATCCACGCGCCAGCGGCTGCCAGGCTGGAAGAGGTCCCGCCCACCCAGCTCGTCCGCCGCGTAGTTCTGAAAGGTCAAGCCGCCCGTCAGCTTTCCGCTGCCAACGTTGCGATCAATGCCCACGCGCATCCGGACTTCGTTCCCCGGCGTGTACTCGAGCGCCGTGTCCGCTACCGGCTCGAACTCGCTCGCCACGCGGTAGCTCGCGCCCAGGCCCACTCCCCACTCGCCCAGCCGGTAGGCGGTGGCCACACCGCTGGTCAGGCCGAAGCCAGTGCCCCAACTGGCTTCTCTGAACCCCAGCAGGTCGGTCGACAGCACACTGGCCACGACCGCCTCGCGCGAATCGTGCGTTGCTTCACCCGTAGGCAGGTTCAGCCCGATGGTGAGCACGGCCCAGGGCAGGAACGCCCAGTTCATGCGCACGCGTGTATCGACGAAGCCGTTCAGCTCGAACAATTCGCCGCCAACATCCACCTCCCCACGCGCGAAGGCCGCATACACGTCCGTCGAGAAGCGCGGACTCAAGGGCAGCTCGAAAGCGAACGGCACGAGTAGCAGCTTGGCCGAGGATACGCCCGTTCCATCGAAGCTGTAGTTCTGGAAATGGGCGCCCGTGCCCAGCGCCCCGCTGCGCGGCTCCTGGGCCGACCCTGCCGCTGCGGCCACCAGCAGGATCGCCGCCGTTGCTGTCGCGTATCTCATGGCCTAGCACCCCTTACCGGTGAAGGGATTGGGAACGCACACCCTCACCCGTGCAGTCGGCGCCTGCGTCACCCCTTCCTGCTGCTGCCCCTCCTGCGCCGGGTTCCGCGTCCCGCCCTGCTGAGTCCCACCCTCCTGCACCGCGCCACGCTCCGTGAGCTGGGTGGCCGGTGTCGAGTTGACCTGGTCACGCGTGTCGCGCAGCAGGTCCTCCGCCCCGACCGCCGCCGCTGGGGCCTCCGCTCGGGCGGCCGCGGCAGGAGCAGCCGGCAACTCCGTCAGCCCTGTCTGCGCGATCTGCTGCGGCGTCACCTCGCCCGCGCGCTGCAACTGCGCGGCCTCGCCCTGCCGCTCCCGCGCTGCGCCCAGGCTGGGATCGAGCTGCACCGCCTGCTGGAACAGGCGCACGGCTTCGGCATAGTCGCCCCGGTCCATGGCCTGCAGGCCATTGCCATA includes:
- a CDS encoding DUF4440 domain-containing protein, which gives rise to MAEITAMLRSSADDWNRGDLEGFLDDYLDSGETTFVGGSAVLHGVPELRRRYQAAYFKDGAPRDALRFEELEIRQLPPHHALALGRYVLFDRATHTTTATGFFSLVLRRTTRGWKIIHDHSSAASS
- a CDS encoding tetratricopeptide repeat protein, whose protein sequence is YGNGLQAMDRGDYAEAVRLFQQAVQLDPSLGAARERQGEAAQLQRAGEVTPQQIAQTGLTELPAAPAAAARAEAPAAAVGAEDLLRDTRDQVNSTPATQLTERGAVQEGGTQQGGTRNPAQEGQQQEGVTQAPTARVRVCVPNPFTGKGC